The nucleotide window TTCCAGACAAATACCTACTGTCGGACTGTCCTCCCGTCCGCAGTCTGTGACATGCAACTACGTGGTGGGGAGTTCGAAACCCTTAAGGCAGTTTCGGAGCTTAAGGGCCGTCCGGGATTTTGACCTTTTTCGGATTGTTCCCGTGATGCAAATGTTCTCGCAGGACCACTATGCTCTCAAAAGCAGGCAAGGCCAGTAGAATACGATTGGTAGACTTTTGCCTGACAGCCTGACAACTTGAGCAAATCTCGAGATAGTTGTCGAACTTTGGCCAGCGTAAGTCATGGGCGACACAATTTAGGTGGTACCGTACGAGACGAATGTGTCAGGGGAAGGAGACCACTGTGTGCAGTCCTAAGATTCAGCTCAACTTTTTGTATGCTGTCTCGGCCAACGAAATTGACCACCGTTAGCCAGCACCACTGGGGCACCAAGTACAGCGAGAGGTGACTGAAGAGGAGAAGTAGATAAACTCCAAAGTCGAAACAGCTTGTCATGCCCGATGTCTAAGTCATGAAGATGCACCATCTATCTTGATCAATGACAAGCGATGGCTAATAATCCGTCTGCATTAGTGTGAAGATTTGATCCTTGTGGTTTCGACCAAGGAAGGATAGGCTTCTGCAAAAGCGGGCCCCAGCGACCAGTTACCGAGATTGCGGAAGTGTCTTTCAAAGACGGGATTGACCATAAGCTCGTCACCGTCACCGGAAGACAAAAGGCAGTCTGTCGCTTCATAGGGCCAATTGACAGATAGCGTACGTGTGAAGGGAATAAACCAATTCTCGAAGGGATAATCCTGGTACGACATCACCAGGCGATCTCGCATTCGCGGCCATGGCAGATAGTCAATCCAAGCCGGATGGGCCGTGAGAAGCTGCGACGGGCGAGGAGTGAGCCACTCGGGCAACCGGTCATAATTTTCAGGGGTCGGATAAATCTGCCACCTCATGAGGAGGAACATGAGAAACAGCACGGCCACTTGTTCGGGGAGGGTTGAGATATCTGGGAAGGTCCGCAAGATGTCGGTGAACACTTTCGATAAGGGATGCGAGTAAACGCTTTTCTCTggattgaggagggaggagacgCTGGGGTAAGAAGGTCCAACTAGGCTCTGCTTTGACACCCCCTTCGCTGCTTGGTGCTGTCGATTATGAAGAAAATCCAACAGAATGGCGTCCAGCGTGCATGTCGGAGCGACGTTGCGAATCGGGGTCAGGTAGGCAGGCAGTGGCTGTTCCGCCATAGAAGGATGAACACCGGATGGGTAGGTTGGCGATGGATCTGACGATGGCCTCAGTGTCTCTGATGAGCGTCGAAAGCCCTCCACTTTGGGGACCTGCTGCGATGCGTCAAGCAGGAAGTTAAAGCCCATTCGTTCATCAGTCCCGCCAAAGTCCAAACCGTGAGCCAAGTTGTGTCGCTGGTAGTCGAACGCAATGCGGAAAGAAGCGGGGCCTGTCGCTGTTATCTCACGGCGTGCCGTACCGGACGCAAAAGCCGCATGtgcggtggaagaagatgtctCGGGATTCGTAGCAGACTCTGCAAACGGGTGCTCGCCAGGGGCTGACCTCTGGGTATTGGCTGAGAAACGGAAGGCATCGGACAACGGCGGCGTCGATGTTATTGGGGGGATTCGATTGTTGGTTGACGAAGGCGTCGCGGTCAAAGTATCTGGAAGAATAAACTGTTAATGCAACTGTTTCCCCCGACAGTCTACGTAGTTGTTCTGGGAACATACTCGGCTTCTCTTGTTGCCCCAACAAAGGCTGAATTATATCCATGATCGCTTTCAGTCCATGTCTGATCTCCCGATTCTCTGCTTGGATGACTTCATTTTGCCTCAAAGCCGCCTGAAGATCCAAGAAGGGCTTCTGCGACGAAAGATCTCGGACTCGTTGTTCCAGAGAATCGATATGAGCTTTCGTCCTTTCGCGAATGGCGCGCTGGGCCTGCCGATCGTTCGCCCGCTTCTTCGCCAACTGCTCCGGGGTGAGATTCGCTACACCACGCGCTGAGGTACAGTTAAGCTTGCGTTTGCGACCTGCGCCTGTTGCCGGTGTTCCACTGTTATCCGGTGCGGGTGTTTCTGCGTCCGCAGAGGTCAATGCGGATGGTGTGGGGGAGTCCTCCAGTTTTACCACATCGGACCCGGGAGTGGCGACCGGGGCGGCGGTGGATGGGCCTTGAACAGTCGAGGGTgtaacagcagcagccgcagcggACGAGGAGAAAGACGCGGAGGAAATTGAGGAGGATTCCGGATTCGCTGAAGCAGCGACATCGGttagaggaggaaggcgggTGGCCATGGCCTCACTCGCAGGCTGCTACTACGGGAACGCAGCGGCCATGCAACACGACGGGTAAGGAGCACAGGCAAAGCGGATCAGAATCCCAGACGATTTCAGGAGGATCTGGGGTTCACTGGAGGATGGTCAGGGTGGCatcgagaaagaaagacaggggagataaaaataaaaggagCAGCCGATCCGGACGAGTAAGGACTGACACCAGGACCAGCGAGTCATTTGAGGGGgggcaagagaagaaaaataggGAAATGATCATTGGGGAAGCTGGAGGCAGCCTTCAGCAACTTTCTCTGGTCGGAGGTGAACAATCAGTCTGGTTGGCTGCGGTGGAGTTGCCCCAAAGTCAATAATCGGCACCACGTTTTgcctattttttttttattttatttttttacccTGACGGCACCAGAAGACAAGAGACAAGATTCTTGCAGAAATGCCAGGCCACGGCCGAGCCGGAGTGTCTTAGTCTTTTGCGGTGCTCTAAACTTCCATAGTTGTGGCGTTGCTCCGCTTCCTGTCCCGCGCACCCCGAAAGAGACAGCAAAAAAAGTCCCTCGCCAAGGGTTCTGGATCCTAGAGCTATAGCACTAGATACTAAACTCCCTTCGCCATAAATCGGTGAATCGGTGGATCCAAAAGCTACGGAGCAATTGTCTCGGGTTGTCGGCACACGATCTCATGACAGCTCATTCTCAATTGGTTTATCCTTTCACTTTTGGCGTCATTCAGATGGTATCAAAGTCAAAGCTTGTTCCGGTATCCACAATCCTGGTGATGCCTAACCAGACCAGTGCACCAGATtggtgaaaaaaaaaaaaaaaaaaaaaaaagaacgcAGACAGATATCACTCCGTCCAAAATAGAAAATGGAAACAAATAACAGAGGTACAGGTGTACCGAGGGACAATGATAAACTCTTAGATCATAAAATCAGTTCATAACTGTGCAGCATTACCGAGACCCAACCCGAGGCCTCATATAATACACCCATTCGACAAACGGCTATATAGTGGGTGAAACAGACAAGTGAGGGGATGcaaccaaaaagaaaagtaaataaaaaagaaaaagaaaagaaaaagaaaaagaaaatacgTGAAATGACTCTAGCGAGTTTATTCAATCATGTGTCCCATTTTCGCGATCTATTTGGACCCAAGAAAGTTAGCATCCCTGGCCGGAGCAAAATAACAAAAGTACCACAACCGAggcagagaaaagaaaaagaaaaaaaaaaaaaaaaaaaaaaaaaaaaaagcaacaaccagTCTCGGAAAAACCAGTTGAAGAGTGACATGGTGAAACAAGCAAAACTTACCTTGGTCCTGAGATAGCCCTCTACTTCTAGACTTTTGATGCCCTGCTTTCCCCCCGACCTCCATGCCAAAGGTATCATTGGCACACGCTCTTTAACCGCCACCTCACGATTTGCACCCTCAATGGCGCGAACCTTGTCCGGGTTATTCGTAAGAAGTCGGATGCCGTGAGGATTGGCATCCACACCCAACCCAAGGTCGACTAGGATCGCGGTAGCCAGACCGTAGCTTCTCGCGTCAGCAGGGTGTCGCAAGAGAAGGTTAGCCTCTACAGTGTCGGAGCCAAGATCCTGCAAGTTGTAGGCCTTGAGCTTCTCTCCCAGTCCTATTCCGCGACCCTCTTGCCGCAGGTAAACAATCACCCCGCCAGAGGCATTGGAAGGCACCGGAACAGCTTGCTGGGAAGCCATTTCACTTAGAGTCTCCATGGGGAAGGACATCAACCTGGCTGCTTCGTCTAGTTGTTCACCACAATCGCAGCGCGCAGACCAGGCGGTCTCTCCGGTATAGCATTCGGAGTGTATCCTCACAAGTGGCGCTTGACTAGGTGAACTCTCTGTCGCAGTTGACCTTTCTGATGATACAGGTCCACCGTCACCAGCTGCACCCTCAGCgtttccatcatcataccaACTGCTCACCCGACCGGGATGCAATGTGCCCACATAAGCTCCACGTATCATACGATCCATTTCCGTTTCCCCTGGCCGAACCTTGTCCAGGCTCCGACTTCGAATAGTGTTTCCAAACACAATTGCCAAGTGCTCTTTGTTGTCCAAGTTGTTGTGATAGAGATGGAGAAACATCTCCgcgccggtggtggtgggaatCCGTGCGCGAACGATGCATTCGACTTCGGGAAGGCAAGGAAGAAGTTTCGGGGCTTTAGTGTGTGATAACTGTTGAGTCTGTTGAAGCAATTTCGCTGGATTGAATGTACCACCGGGTGTAGCTGGAGGGGtaaaggaaggggagaggagggaggcaggCACGGCGGGGGTTACATCACCCCGATCGCTATCTGCGCTGTCGGACTGGGCGATAGCATTGTCACGAAGCTCGTCTACTCTGCTATCTGAGGGCAGAATTGTTGCTTGATCTGTGCTAATGGAGAGTTCTTCCACAGGGTGGGGAGGCGCATCTTGCGCCACGAAGGTTGGGGAGGCGTGAGAAGGTAGGTTCGACATGATGGCCGCGGATAACAACGCGCAGATAGATTGAAAGGTAAAGGGAGCGAAAGTCGTATGGCGAAGAAGTTGCAAAAGACCCTGACAATAGGTGGTGGACAAGAAATTATACCAGTGAGACGGCGAAAAAGGAGGACATGATCATAGGAAGTAGTTGTAAAGTATCACCATTGCCGTGGGATGACCATGGGCCAGTTATCCCGCACTTGCTCTGTTTCGGCGCCGCATGTGGTTTCGGACCCTCGGAATTAACTGCGGCTTCGGCGGTGGGGGTACTCGCTGACTCACCCACCCATTTGTCAGGCTTGACACGCCTTATGTAATTCTTACTGCAGAGGAAGCTTCTGGACCGGTTATCTAGTTGGTTAGTTCTGTTAGAACTAAGTACCTAATGGATACTAGGTGAATATAGGAATAATACGACAAACAATAACAGTAGCAAATAGGTTGAAACCCCCATCTATGCAAGGAATTCAAAGTAAATGACACACGATAACTAGGTAACTATTACTATACCTCTCCAACATAACCAGCCAATTTGTGGCGATCATCCCACTCATCAAAGCAAACCTAACTCCGTAAATCCCGCCTCACCCGCCAAATTGAAACATTCCAGCTCAATGAATGGGTATCAAAATATAGTGCAACCGACCATGGTGcaaatctcttcttctttttgcccCTGTTTCCTTGTCAATCCTTTCTTATCACTCCGTCTTTTGTGCCTTGCCCCTGTCTTGTTCGCCTGCCCACTTGGGGGGCAGTTTCATACTCTTACTGGCGCTGTCTCTTGAGGGGAAGACAGCGCTCCGTAGATCTCTCATAGTGTAACATTGACATCCCAGGACTGGTTCTACTTCCCAGGTATATCGAGTACAAAGCGTCGATCTACCTCCATCTCTTtatcatcctcttcgccctCAAACTTCAGGCGGTAGACATCCTTCTTGGAACCCATGACTTCCGCACGATAGAACGTGGTCGTATCTGGATATCTCGCCAACACTTGCTTCCCTACTGAGAATGAGGGCAAGGCTGACCCCATCTGGGGAATGGGAATCAGAGATGCGGCAGTGGTTTTGTAAACAGCTCCCTGTTCACCATTCTCGTTTGGCTCCGGGTCCTGCACGTCATACCTTGAAAGATACATCGGTCAATGATCCTGTGGAAGTGGACTGGGGCGTCACGCCGTACCGTTTTTTCACTCCATCCCCAGAGATCCCCTTGATAATGCATTGAATGCCCTCGCCTTCGACCCcttgtttgttcttgttgtgTTTGAAGACAACCTCCGCCCCGACCACCAGGTGTCCGCTGCGCTCTGCAAGGGTACCTTTGGTACCCTCTGTGCCTTCTTCTACTTTAACATACACACCGCTGTCGCGGATGTCTCGGCTATCACGGACCTGAGTGCTGGAAACACTGGTACTACGCTGAACGCCGCCTTTCGTGCGACCGACCTTGTCCGGCAAGGCAGTAGTGGAGGGCCCAGGCGAGTCAGTTGCTGACCCATCCAGTTCATTGCGTTTCTTCCGCGACTTAGAAAACGTAGCAGCGCGATTTTGAGGGGCCTCCGCTTCGGAGGCCTGTCGAAGTGCGGTCAGGAGACCCAAGTTCTTGATAACATCGCTAGGCTCATCCTGGAGAATGGCTCTCTCATCGTCGCACAGCTTTGACATTTGTCGATAGAGACTATCGAGCTGATCATGCTCGCTGAGAGAAGGTCCTGTTTCGGCGATCAGCATTCATGATCTCCACAGCAAGTAAAAGCCATAAAACAGACAAGGCAAAAGAAGGACATTATGGTTAGAAGGCCTCGTGCAAAGTGTAGAACGGAGCGAAGCAACGAAAAGCCCCAGTATCACAACACATCTAGCGATTCGGTCCATGTTCTATTCTTTGCAGGGCATGCAGTATGTGGATAGGGCTGATTAGAAAGgaagatttatataagacTTACTTCCACCCTCTTTACCGATCTTCTCGTTCAAGGCGGCGATCTGGTCTGCCAGCGTCTTCTGCTTGtcattcttctccttcgcttTGCGAAGGTCCTGGAGGATCTTGTTCCACATGTCAGTCTCTTCATTGGCCGCCAGTCCGTTGTCCCTGGGGACTGGGGGACCTCTTGGCCGATTCCGGGACATTTTCTTGGGGTTCTTGGAAGGTGAGCTCTGGTCCCTAGctgtagcagcagcagtcgtAGTAGCCCTTAGTTGACTATTCCTGGTTTTAGCTGAGGTTGCAACGGGGGCGGAGTCTCTCGATTTCTCGATGGCTAGAGCCTCCCATTCGAAGGCGGAAAGGATATCCTGCCGGGCAGAGCTTCGAGTACCACGGGCAGCACCTTGTCTGAGGTTGTGGGGACGAACAGGAGAGGCACTCTGAGGCTTTGCAGAAAACGGATTGTCCGGGGTGGAAAACCTGTTGGGCCCGACTGATTGGGACGGAGGAGACACGGGAACCTGAGCTTCAGGGACCCCGTCATGCTGAGCATTCGACTGCGAAGCTGTTCCTTGGGCGGAGAGCTTCCCTTCGCGGCTAGTCGGTAAGCGCTTTGCGCCCCATGGGACTCTGTGATTGGCAGATTCCATTCCGGTTCACGTAACGGATGCGGAACACCCAATCGGGAATGgagaatattaatttaatggTCGATAAACGAGTTGggcgggagatggaggggctCACCCTCCTAAGACATCTTCTGGGGGAACGGAAGCAAGAATTATTTCGGTCGCTCATAAGGATTCAAAACCCCCAGTGTCGTGTCTGAATTttgactttcttttcttttctgctcTGTTGTGATAGAGAGAAAGTTCAAGTTAGCGAGTGGATTTACTGAGTACTAGTATTCCAATTGGTAACTACCGTtgttcctcttttccccccgcCATTCACTCACTAGTTCGTTcgctctttccttcttctgtctatcctcctccttccccttcacaCCAATACAATTACTTATCATACTAGTTCCCTCAGCACTATGCAGGTACCGTTGCTCCGTCTTCAGTGTGGTGAGTATTCATCCTATCGAGCTTTCTATccgagagaaaaagagaataATCTCACTGATAGTCTATTTCCTTTATCCACAGGTGTCAACAGCTATGACTGGGGTAGGACATCCCCGCATCCTAGATTGTTCCGCCCGCTGCGTTTGCTGAAGCTGGTCTAGGCAAGATTGGCCATGAGTCGGCTGCCGCAAAGTATGCCGCCATTACTGCAGGCTCCGATTTCTCCATAGAAGCAGAGAAGCCCTACGCAGAGGTTCGCTTCCCCAAATTCTCAATGTTCTCATGCCGGTAAACTGACCCGGTGACGTATAGTTGTGGATGGGcacccatccttcccttccctccaaAGATGTCGAAACCCAGCGAACCCTCCTCGATATGGTTCAAGATAACCAAGCATTGATCTCTCAGGAAGTGAGCGAGCGATATGGCGGAAAATTGCCTTTCCTTTTCAAGGTCCTTTCTATTCAAAAGGCTCTCAGTATTCAAGCCCATCCGAATAAGAAACTGGCCGAAAAGCTTCATGCCCGGGATGCCCGAAACTATCCAGGTAACCCCTTTATTTCTCTCTGACGCCAAACGCAACTCTGATCACCGTTATGCTATATAGATGATAATCACAAACCCGAAATGACGATTGCGATCACCCCGTTTGAAGGACTGTGCGGCTTCCGACCGCTGGCCGAAATTGTTCACTTCCTTAACGCAGTCGCCCCTCTCCGCGAGCTAGTCGGCACGCAAGCAGCGAATCAATTCGAGAGTGTTGTCAAGGGCTCCGAAGATTCGCAAGATTCTGCCCAAATGGCGAAGAACAAGGACGCGCTACGTGCCCTATTCACATCGCTAATGAACTCATCACCGGAAAGCATTGAGGCAGCCACCCAGAAGCTGATCTCCGCGGCTCAGGATTCTCCTGATACATTTGCTACATCTACCAGCACTCCAGAGACGAATCCGAGCAACCCTGCCGAATTGGCTGCCATCATTGCTCGGCTTAACGGGCAATTCCCTAACGACATCGGGCTATTCGTATTCTTCTTCCTAAATTTTGTCAAGCTGGCACCGGGCGAAGCCATGTTCTTGAAGGCTGACGATATCCATGCATACATCTCTGGAGATATCATTGAATGCATGGCGTCGTCTGATAATGTTGTGCGGGCGGGCTTCACTCCCAAGTTCAAAGATGTTGATACACTCACCGAGATGCTGACATACTCCTATGCGCCAATTGAGGAGCAAAAACTGGAGCCCACCGATTATCCATATGCCGTTCTCAATGCCTCCGCCTATTCTAGTGGCTCATCGTCTGTTCTCTACGACCCGCCCATTGAAGAATTCAGTGTTGTCAAAACGGATCTGAAGAGGGCTGGAGCCAAAGCAACCTTCGACGCACTGGTGGGTCCCAGCATCCTGATATGCACAGGTGGAAATGGGAAGATCACGGTTGGCCACAAGACTGAGGAAGTGAAGGAAGGCTATGTGTTCTTTGTAGGAGCCAACGCCGAGTGTATCGTCGAGAGTACGGGCagtggagaggagaatgTGTTCACCACATATAAGGCATTCTGTGATCTGACGGGCAAGGAGGATATGGTGAACGGAAACTAGAATGTATCTATATCTGAGCCATAATGCATAAGGGGGAATATAACATACTTCTGAATTAGTAGTTCCGAGCCGAGGTCAACTCTCCAGCTGCGGGGGGGTTGGCTGAAGCATAGTGGAAGAGCTATTCCATTCTGCCTATCGGTGCATATGCACTCCACCTGCCCCTTGCTCCGGACAGTCAATCAATTGCCGAATATACCAGGTTTGTCTACCACTTTCAGCTGGACCACCTAGAAAGCGGGGGTATCGACCCTCATTATTTCAACCTTCAAgtcccctccacatcctctcccctcccataACCACCTTTTCGCACCATGTCGTCCTGGAACCAACCTCTAACCATCTGGCAGAAGGTGCAGGAGGCATGGAACAGTCTAATCGTCATTAAGACCTTCCTTTCTGTCTCCGTTACAGCTGCCTTTCGAGGCAAGAGTGGCGCCAAGCAGTACAACGTCCATGTGCTCAACGCCGTGACGCGCAAACTTTGTGTCACCTTCACCCCGAGACAATTGCAGTGCGTTTTAGTCCTCCCTACGACTGGGCACTGCCTGCTAACTGCCATCTTAGGCTCCGGGATACCCCCACCGAGGAGGTATACAGACAGTTCATGGCCAGCCGAGGTCTCCAGCCGCAGACTGTGCCTCTTAATCACGGCGCCAAAGGCCACTGGATTGGCAACAAAAACGCCAAAAATGTCCTCGTCTATTATCACGGTGAGTGACAGGcgtcttctcttttcatTCCTAGTTCCAAGATTATTCTCCAATTGTACCCATACTAACCCAGCTACCTAGGAGGCGGgttctttctctttggtCGCCCAGAACATTACCAGCTACTAGCACATATGCTCGACCGCCTGAACGAAGCTGGCCACGACAACCTTgctatcttcttcctcacctaCACTACTACGCCGCACGCTGTTTATCCGGTACAACTCCGTCAATCGGTCGAGGCTCTCCGTTACATCCTCACCGAGACAGGCCGTTCCCCAGCTAATATCTTCTTGGGTGGTGATTCCGCTGGTGGgaatctctctctcgctgTGCTCTTGCATCTcacccatccacacccaGAGATCGAGCCTCTGAAGATCTCCCAGCCCTTGGCAGGTGTATTTGGCTGCGCGCCGTGGGTCAGTTACAAGTTGGACGGCCCTAGTGTCCAGGAAAACGCATACAAGGATGCCCTCTCTGAAGAGATCCTCGACCGTTGGTCTGATCAGTACCTTTCGGGTAAAGAGGGTGATCCCTGGAGTGAACCAGCTAGAGCTCCCATGGATTGGTGGGAGGAAATACAAGCAAAAGATATCTTGATGACTGCTGGAAGAGATGAGATTCTGCTCTCGTCTATTGACGAGTTTGTGGAGAGGTTCAAGGTTCGTTCGtcacttctttttctcctgtTGGCTGTTTCCACGTTCCGTTCCTGCTTCATTTCTTTTCAGCATTCCAAGTTATAGTGCGCAGCTGATACTTTGTCGCTTTAAATAGAAAGTCGTACCCAATACTGTTTACGTTGTGGCACAGGA belongs to Aspergillus luchuensis IFO 4308 DNA, chromosome 3, nearly complete sequence and includes:
- the pmi1 gene encoding mannose-6-phosphate isomerase pmi1 (COG:G;~EggNog:ENOG410PFMA;~InterPro:IPR018050,IPR016305,IPR014710,IPR001250, IPR011051;~PFAM:PF01238;~go_function: GO:0004476 - mannose-6-phosphate isomerase activity [Evidence IEA];~go_function: GO:0008270 - zinc ion binding [Evidence IEA];~go_process: GO:0005975 - carbohydrate metabolic process [Evidence IEA];~go_process: GO:0009298 - GDP-mannose biosynthetic process [Evidence IEA]), which produces MQVPLLRLQCGVNSYDWGKIGHESAAAKYAAITAGSDFSIEAEKPYAELWMGTHPSLPSKDVETQRTLLDMVQDNQALISQEVSERYGGKLPFLFKVLSIQKALSIQAHPNKKLAEKLHARDARNYPDDNHKPEMTIAITPFEGLCGFRPLAEIVHFLNAVAPLRELVGTQAANQFESVVKGSEDSQDSAQMAKNKDALRALFTSLMNSSPESIEAATQKLISAAQDSPDTFATSTSTPETNPSNPAELAAIIARLNGQFPNDIGLFVFFFLNFVKLAPGEAMFLKADDIHAYISGDIIECMASSDNVVRAGFTPKFKDVDTLTEMLTYSYAPIEEQKLEPTDYPYAVLNASAYSSGSSSVLYDPPIEEFSVVKTDLKRAGAKATFDALVGPSILICTGGNGKITVGHKTEEVKEGYVFFVGANAECIVESTGSGEENVFTTYKAFCDLTGKEDMVNGN
- the RIB1 gene encoding GTP cyclohydrolase II (BUSCO:EOG09261UWT;~COG:H;~EggNog:ENOG410PG5G;~InterPro:IPR036144,IPR032677,IPR000926;~PFAM:PF00925;~go_function: GO:0003935 - GTP cyclohydrolase II activity [Evidence IEA];~go_process: GO:0009231 - riboflavin biosynthetic process [Evidence IEA]) encodes the protein MSNLPSHASPTFVAQDAPPHPVEELSISTDQATILPSDSRVDELRDNAIAQSDSADSDRGDVTPAVPASLLSPSFTPPATPGGTFNPAKLLQQTQQLSHTKAPKLLPCLPEVECIVRARIPTTTGAEMFLHLYHNNLDNKEHLAIVFGNTIRSRSLDKVRPGETEMDRMIRGAYVGTLHPGRVSSWYDDGNAEGAAGDGGPVSSERSTATESSPSQAPLVRIHSECYTGETAWSARCDCGEQLDEAARLMSFPMETLSEMASQQAVPVPSNASGGVIVYLRQEGRGIGLGEKLKAYNLQDLGSDTVEANLLLRHPADARSYGLATAILVDLGLGVDANPHGIRLLTNNPDKVRAIEGANREVAVKERVPMIPLAWRSGGKQGIKSLEVEGYLRTKIAKMGHMIE
- the SGF29 gene encoding SAGA-associated factor 29 family protein (BUSCO:EOG09263817;~COG:S;~EggNog:ENOG410PK50;~InterPro:IPR010750,IPR037802;~PFAM:PF07039;~go_component: GO:0000124 - SAGA complex [Evidence IEA]); protein product: MESANHRVPWGAKRLPTSREGKLSAQGTASQSNAQHDGVPEAQVPVSPPSQSVGPNRFSTPDNPFSAKPQSASPVRPHNLRQGAARGTRSSARQDILSAFEWEALAIEKSRDSAPVATSAKTRNSQLRATTTAAATARDQSSPSKNPKKMSRNRPRGPPVPRDNGLAANEETDMWNKILQDLRKAKEKNDKQKTLADQIAALNEKIGKEGGRPSLSEHDQLDSLYRQMSKLCDDERAILQDEPSDVIKNLGLLTALRQASEAEAPQNRAATFSKSRKKRNELDGSATDSPGPSTTALPDKVGRTKGGVQRSTSVSSTQVRDSRDIRDSGVYVKVEEGTEGTKGTLAERSGHLVVGAEVVFKHNKNKQGVEGEGIQCIIKGISGDGVKKRYDVQDPEPNENGEQGAVYKTTAASLIPIPQMGSALPSFSVGKQVLARYPDTTTFYRAEVMGSKKDVYRLKFEGEEDDKEMEVDRRFVLDIPGK
- a CDS encoding putative 6-hexanolactone hydrolase (CAZy:CE10;~COG:I;~EggNog:ENOG410PMK8;~InterPro:IPR029058,IPR013094;~MEROPS:MER0033242;~PFAM:PF10340,PF07859;~go_function: GO:0016787 - hydrolase activity [Evidence IEA]), which translates into the protein MSSWNQPLTIWQKVQEAWNSLIVIKTFLSVSVTAAFRGKSGAKQYNVHVLNAVTRKLCVTFTPRQLQLRDTPTEEVYRQFMASRGLQPQTVPLNHGAKGHWIGNKNAKNVLVYYHGGGFFLFGRPEHYQLLAHMLDRLNEAGHDNLAIFFLTYTTTPHAVYPVQLRQSVEALRYILTETGRSPANIFLGGDSAGGNLSLAVLLHLTHPHPEIEPLKISQPLAGVFGCAPWVSYKLDGPSVQENAYKDALSEEILDRWSDQYLSGKEGDPWSEPARAPMDWWEEIQAKDILMTAGRDEILLSSIDEFVERFKKVVPNTVYVVAQDETHDSAVYAADVVGYDTQQTQAIVNWLGARL
- a CDS encoding bZIP transcription factor (COG:S;~EggNog:ENOG410PIKQ;~InterPro:IPR021833;~PFAM:PF11905), which encodes MATRLPPLTDVAASANPESSSISSASFSSSAAAAAVTPSTVQGPSTAAPVATPGSDVVKLEDSPTPSALTSADAETPAPDNSGTPATGAGRKRKLNCTSARGVANLTPEQLAKKRANDRQAQRAIRERTKAHIDSLEQRVRDLSSQKPFLDLQAALRQNEVIQAENREIRHGLKAIMDIIQPLLGQQEKPNTLTATPSSTNNRIPPITSTPPLSDAFRFSANTQRSAPGEHPFAESATNPETSSSTAHAAFASGTARREITATGPASFRIAFDYQRHNLAHGLDFGGTDERMGFNFLLDASQQVPKVEGFRRSSETLRPSSDPSPTYPSGVHPSMAEQPLPAYLTPIRNVAPTCTLDAILLDFLHNRQHQAAKGVSKQSLVGPSYPSVSSLLNPEKSVYSHPLSKVFTDILRTFPDISTLPEQVAVLFLMFLLMRWQIYPTPENYDRLPEWLTPRPSQLLTAHPAWIDYLPWPRMRDRLVMSYQDYPFENWFIPFTRTLSVNWPYEATDCLLSSGDGDELMVNPVFERHFRNLGNWSLGPAFAEAYPSLVETTRIKSSH